Proteins from one Malania oleifera isolate guangnan ecotype guangnan chromosome 4, ASM2987363v1, whole genome shotgun sequence genomic window:
- the LOC131154099 gene encoding photosynthetic NDH subunit of lumenal location 3, chloroplastic-like, translating to MAMDMESRRSAFRIKNCAYDLLSTWENLIMEDDDDYDDDELWDWMQRDLRLKSTFFYSDFHRMISAAPHDDRKESLTQLANKLLSSIQQLEEAVSDRSTHLMRDRYDGAAVILKEVMTLVPPPFEAIATSNCGKE from the exons ATGGCGATGGATATGGAGAGCAGACGAAGTGCCTTTCGGATTAAAAACTGTGCTTATGATCTGTTGTCAACTTGGGAGAATCTGATCATGGAGGATGATGATGATTACGATGATGATGAGTTGTGGGATTGGATGCAGAGGGATCTTCGTCTCAAATCAACCTTCTTCTACTCCGATTTCCATCGGATGATCTCTGCGGCGCCCCACGATGATCGGAAGGAATCTCTCACACAACTCGCTAATAAATTGCTTTCCTCCATACAGCAg TTGGAGGAAGCAGTAAGCGATCGGAGCACTCATTTAATGCGAGACCGCTACGATGGTGCTGCCGTTATTCTAAAGGAGGTCATGACTCTTGTGCCTCCGCCATTTGAAGCTATTGCGACTTCAAATTGTGGTAAAGAATAG